One Carya illinoinensis cultivar Pawnee chromosome 5, C.illinoinensisPawnee_v1, whole genome shotgun sequence genomic window, GCAATCTGAGTAACCTCTGgatgtaaaagaaaattactgaAACAATCATCTCTCCATAATTTGAATTACTTCATTTTTTCTGAAACATAATTATATGTAGGAATCACAACAATAGTTGGAGGAGGAACGGGACCTGCTGATGGAACGCGTGCGACAACTTGTACTCCAGCAATATCACAAATGAAGTTAATGCTGCAATCAACTGACGAGATGCCTCTAAATTTTGGTTTTACGGGAAAAGTATGCTCAATTTGTTATAGGTTTCATAAATTTGTCTCTGCTTTTTCTCCCTTTACACATTTAAGGAAGACCTTTTACTAGTCATTATGTATATGAATGGGCAGCGCaaactttgaattttaaaatcttttccTGCTTAGTGCTTCCCCCagggtttcttctttttccttctatcCCTATCGATTTCTTCTGTtattatctttgtttttcaggGGAACAGTGCAAAACCTGATGAACTACATGAAATAATTAGAGCCGGGGCAATGGGACTGAAGCTGCATGAGGACTGGGGAACTACTCCTGCCACAATAGACAATTCTTTGAATGTTGCAGAGCAATATGACATCCAGGCACTTTTTATGttttgaatatttcttttgcaGTAAACCATTTTGAGTTTCAACATCACTCCCCaactttttttcatctgttATTTGGACAGGTTAATATCCACACGGACACCTTGAATGAATCGGGATTTGTTGAACATTCTATTGCTGCATTTAAAGGAAGAACTATTCATACCTACCACAGGTACAATTTGCTTGCTGCTCGCAATATCaaccagaaaaagaaaaaaaaaaagagttgcaTATGCATACTTTTGGGCCTTTGGCATTTTTTTTCAGTCTTCTAAGTTAGATTTCGTGTAaaaaatgataacaaataaGGATAAGAATAGGTTTATGATATGTTTATGTGCGAAAGCCACAGCAACATAGCCGACCATTTATGTGGGCTAAGAAGCCGTTACTCAGATAGTTCTGCAGCCTCTCCAAGTCGTTCTTGGAGTTCAAGCTAGCTGGATTTGTGGAATTTTCTTGGCCACCTTTTTGCCTCATGACAAACTTTTGCCTTAGAAGACATTGTTGGTTGCTTCACATTGGTGGGCTAGTTTACCACCACAATGTTATAGCATTATAGCCCTCTATGCAAGGCATTAAATGCATTTTTTGGTCCATGTctcgtcatttttttttttttttttgcatacaGCAATTTAGTTCTTCAGGAGCAACATGACTGAGGCTCCTTTTCCTCACACCATGCGTAAAGTTTCACCCGGTCTACATATATGTGTTGGCACTTTCTAAACatagagagaagaaaatagCTGGACTAAGTTAATTAGTGTTAACAGATAACTCTCTTTATGAGTGACTGAGTTGTTGTGTATTTGGTTTTGGATTTGGTGTTTGCCACTGCCTtgtatacttcatctttgtcaGAAAAATGGTTTCCTGACTGTCTTCAATGTGGACGTACTCAATGTCCTTTTATGTTACTGACTTTTTTCATCCTCCCCCTTCTTTATTGTTAGCCaactaaaatgttaattttgCATAACACAGTGATATCCAAGCTGTCAAtcttttgtatttgtttattGAGGAATTTTGTTCTGTGATACCCCTTGATGGGAATTTTACTTAAAAGTGGCTTTGACATCTTGTCCTTTTTGGTCATACGGGGGGAGTACTTTCTCACCCTTTCCATAGTTCTGATTTTCACATATTGCTGCCTATCCTTCTTAAGCTTCAGGTCTTCATGACTGATAACTATGACTGATTGCAGCATTTTAGgtgattttaattctttctcttgtTGATAGGAGTCCAGAAGTTCATgtactttttacttttttgccTTATTTTCAACCTTTCCAGCTTTTGATGGTTGTCCTACTTCCTTGATTCTTTGGGACAGTGAAGGTGCTGGTGGTGGTCATGCTCCAGATATCATTAAAGTATGTGGAGTAAAACATGTCCTGCCATCATCTACGAACCCCACACGGCCTTTTACTTTCAACACTATAGATGAGCATCTTGACATGCTGGTATGCAAAAATAATGGAAATATTGATACAGTGTGCAACCTGAATGTCCAGTTATCAATTGGGTTTTAATACATACAGATGGTCTGCCATCACCTTGATAAAGATATTCCAGAAGACGTTGCTTTTGCTGAATCAAGGATAAGGGCTGAAACAATTGCTGCAGAAGATATTTTGCATGATATGGGGGCAATTAGCATCATTGCTTCCGATTCACAAGCCATGGGTCGCATTGGAGAGGTTAATAATTCCTTTTCCTTATACTCTTTTCATTCCCTCGCAGAGGTTTTTGATGGAATAATTCTGTTAGTATTTGCAATGATGTTCAGAACTTGTCTGATAAAACAGTCAACCAAACATTAGAACATCGTGAGACCTGGTAGCTTAGTTGATAATGTGGATTTCATGTTATCCTGATTGATAAGATACATTCACTGTTTTTAAAGGtaactaagaaaaatcattttccaaTATATGGAGACTGGCTCTGGGTGCTGATACAGCCACTCAAATGACTCTGGCACACGTACAACACAAATCCTACTGAGGATGTAGGACAGGGTCACCTCATGATAAAATGAAGTGCTTGTTGCAAGCTCTGTTTTTGACAAGTTATGATCTTACATTAAGTTTGCAACTTTACAATGGGATGTTAGCATTCTCTTGAGTGCACGCCAACAGATGAATTCTGCATATCGTTTGTCCTATCAATCTTCCCTTAATTATTGTGGCTCATATTGTCTTGTTTATCCAGATGTTTATATTTGACAGCATTAATAGTCTTCGTATCTGAAGCTCAGGTCTTGCAAAATCCTTTGTTACCAGGTGATTAGCAGAACTTGGCAAACTGCCCACAAGATGAAGTTACAAAGAGGGTCGATTGACCCTAGTGAACCAGACAATGACAATCTTCGTATCAAGCGTTACATTGCTAAATACACAATAAATCCTGCCATAGCTAATGGGTTTTCTGAATATGTTGGCTCAGTTGAGGTATGTTAGTTCTAGCATCTAAGAGCTCAATACAATGTGGGCCAAATAAAAGTATATGTAATCACATTTATATTGTCACTTGGATTCAGTCTCGTTTGGTTTTTGATTAGTTCATCAGTGGTTGGTtgccccccacccccccccccccccccccccccccccccccccccaaaaaaaaaatgtattttatacaGTAAGCCAACCCATTCACATTAAGTTGATAACAATACCCGAATCACAAAATCTGGATATAGTTTAATGAAGTCAGTAATTCTGTCAAATTGTGACATTGCAGTTGGCTTGTAAATGGGATCCAATGGGTTCAGGATGATCTATCAAAAGTTCTAACATTGttcttatattaatatataagtgTATCaatttttccccttttcttaGTAACATTTGTTTCTCCAGGTGGGAAAGTTGGCCGATCTTGTTCTTTGGAAGCCATCCTTCTTTGGTGCAAAACCAGAAATGATAGTAAAAGGTGGTGCAGTTGCGTGGGCTAATATGGGTGATCCAAGCGCAAGCATTCCCACACCTGAACCGGTAAAGTTTCCTTTACTTCTATATTCTGGAGCATGTTATATGACAGATTGATGAGCACGGTTTATTCGCATTGAGcaattgttttgaatttatgatattattaaatgttgACTACATCAATGGAAATTACATCCCACAGTTTGAAATCGTCTCATTTTTGTGTTGGAACAGTGACCTGCAACTTGATAATATAACTGACTCAGAGGTGCCGGTTGTGCACAACTTTGATGCATGAACTAATTAAACACAAAtttataccaaaaaaaaaaactttagacATAAGTGAACCTACTTAGAGAACTTCTAACCATTAAAAGGTCCCACATACTTTTGGATGGTTAGAAAAATTGCATTCGATGGGGGCTCAAAAGAAAGTTATATattgtatgaagaaaaatcttgtttaGATTCTGACGGTAATCTCAGTGGTTCTGCTGAGATTAGTACATAGAATTCAAGATAAATGGCATCAAGCTCCTTTCTTACTGCGATAACGTTTTCAGGTAATGATGAGGCCCATGTTTGGAGCATTTGGCAAGGCTGGAAGTGCTCACTCCATTGCTTTTGTCAGCAAGGCATGAATCTCTACTTTGCCCTCtcccctctctcttttttccctctctttctttcttgtaagtaagtttgtgtttgttttcctttcttttatctCCCTTGCAAACAGGCAGCTTTGAATAATGGAGTTAAGGCAGCATACGGACTCAACAAGAGAGTAGAAGCTGTGAGCAAGGTTAGGCAGCTAACCAAAGCTGACATGAAACTCAACAATGCTCTTCCAAACATCACGGTGGACCCAGAGACATACACGGTCACAGCCGACGGTGAGGTTCTTACCTGTGCTGCAGCCACCACCATTCCTCTTTCTCAGAATTACTTCCTCTTTTAGCCGTATTGGTAATATGTCTGAGCCTCTACCAGTTCATGTTTTGAAGTAGACTTTCCAAACTGAAATAAATGACGATGCTTCCAAAATGAACCGAAATAGCACTTTCCTAATAGACTTTTTGACTGGATGCCTACACAACTACGTCCATGACAATTTGTTTTGAAGGACGGGTGTAAGAACTCAATGCAACCAGATCGTCATGCAcaaatcttatcattttttaCCTTTGCCaagcttctctcttaccctacTCCACCTGAACTACTCCTCGCTCTTCCCTTGACCTTTAATTTTAACTCTTgccctttttattttgtaactctttttgttttcctcgtATCAAATCGATGAACACGAAATCTCTCCTTTAATGGGCTTACGTGGATGACCACAAATGATTTtgggtttaaaaattttgctaAAACTGACGTAAAAACTTGgaaggaatttaaaaaatgtcaTGAACTCCTTATGGCTAGACTGTTTCGGGATTAAATAAGATCCCAATATAAAATAGTATGTAAGAACATCGTTTACTAACTTATAACTTCAATCTTTTACCTATtctataattaaaataccaaaaagaaaaaggttatCGAAACACCAATATTATTGATGCGTTACAGGCGGGAGAAGGCTCCCCCAAATCCTAAACGCTCCATAGGAGGTAACCTATGGATGCCGAGATAGGGGAAGAGGAGAGAAATTTTCCGGGGGCGATGCAGAGGGGATGGCCTTTCCCTTTTGtgcaaagtttatatatatttggggaGAACTATCACTCTACGTGCCCCTCGCATGCTACAACGGGTGCAAGCAAGTATAACTATTGCTTGTGTGAGATCGATCGATCTTCAGTTGCACCATTAAATTCTTCAATCCAATACATCTTCGGCAACCACTCCTAAAGGCTAAAACATTAGTGAAGATGAGGAGCTTGAGGATGATAAGTTTAGTGCAATTAATCTTGCCTCCATTTTACAGTTATGAGCCATGCAACTCTTTTCTGGGCAGTACCTGCAGTAATCTACCCTCCCAAGAAGCGATACCTTCTTCACAAAGACCCACTCATCCTCCTCCCACGGGAACCTTCCCCAAGTGGCCTATTTCGATGTAATGCTTGTTACGATCTCCAACATGGCTTATGCTTTAGATGCGGTACACACGTGTGAGTACGATGTTGATGTTCTACGTTTTTCACTTTCGGAAATCC contains:
- the LOC122310774 gene encoding urease produces the protein MKLTPREVEKLGLHNAGYLAQKRLARGLRLNYTEAVALIATQILEFVRDGDKSVAELMDVGKQLLGRRQVLPAVPYLLDSVQVEGTFPDGTKLVTVHDAIASEHGNLELALHGSFLPVPSLEKFPGVEDNKIPGEIIFGGGNITLNHGKKAVILRVVNTGDRPVQVGSHYHFIEVNPYLIFDRWKAYGMRLNIPAGTATRFEPGETRSVVLVSIGGKKVIRGGNGIADGPVDRAKFREVMGAVNSRGFGNLEENNASEGFTGEHSAFTKIISREEYVNMYGPTTGDKIKLGDTNLYAEIERDFAIYGDECVFGGGKVIRDGMGQSCGHPPADSLDTVITNAVIIDYSGIFKADIGIKDGLIVSLGKAGNPDIMDGVFSNIIIGVNTEVIAGEGMIVTAGAIDCHVHLICPQLAYEAISSGITTIVGGGTGPADGTRATTCTPAISQMKLMLQSTDEMPLNFGFTGKGNSAKPDELHEIIRAGAMGLKLHEDWGTTPATIDNSLNVAEQYDIQVNIHTDTLNESGFVEHSIAAFKGRTIHTYHSEGAGGGHAPDIIKVCGVKHVLPSSTNPTRPFTFNTIDEHLDMLMVCHHLDKDIPEDVAFAESRIRAETIAAEDILHDMGAISIIASDSQAMGRIGEVISRTWQTAHKMKLQRGSIDPSEPDNDNLRIKRYIAKYTINPAIANGFSEYVGSVEVGKLADLVLWKPSFFGAKPEMIVKGGAVAWANMGDPSASIPTPEPVMMRPMFGAFGKAGSAHSIAFVSKAALNNGVKAAYGLNKRVEAVSKVRQLTKADMKLNNALPNITVDPETYTVTADGEVLTCAAATTIPLSQNYFLF